From a single Fusobacterium ulcerans ATCC 49185 genomic region:
- a CDS encoding PTS sugar transporter subunit IIA encodes MGLFDMFKKKKEEEWFDIYSPLNGKVIDLSEVPDEAFAQKMVGDGCAIDPAEGVVCAPVDGEIDIFETNHAVSFETPNGLEMIVHFGIDTVTLKGEGFKRVAAGSQVKVGDKLVEYDLEFIKSKVPSVKTPVIINNMDMIEKIDVVAKGKDVKVGDLLMRVQLKK; translated from the coding sequence ATGGGATTATTTGACATGTTTAAGAAAAAGAAAGAAGAGGAATGGTTTGATATATATTCTCCACTTAATGGAAAAGTTATAGATTTATCAGAAGTTCCTGATGAAGCTTTTGCTCAAAAAATGGTAGGAGACGGATGTGCTATTGATCCTGCTGAAGGGGTAGTGTGTGCTCCAGTAGATGGTGAAATAGATATCTTTGAAACCAACCATGCTGTAAGTTTTGAAACTCCTAATGGACTTGAAATGATAGTTCACTTTGGAATAGACACTGTTACTCTAAAAGGTGAAGGATTCAAAAGAGTAGCTGCTGGAAGTCAAGTGAAAGTTGGAGATAAATTAGTTGAATATGATCTTGAATTTATAAAAAGCAAAGTACCTTCAGTAAAAACTCCTGTTATTATCAATAACATGGATATGATAGAAAAAATTGATGTTGTAGCAAAAGGTAAAGATGTGAAAGTTGGAGATCTTTTGATGAGAGTACAATTAAAAAAATAA